ttaatgtggcaattgtccatgtttcattaattttgttccctaaataacccatgatttaagtgaaataagggaacaaattaataaatcgaacgaattcttaattcatgaaatctttaatttcccttcccatgtttaccacagtaagagatgcgaaaacagttattaaaagcgaaagataataaaataaacctgggaaattagagggttagactatgaagatttaggaaaagaaacgatgcctaaatatactgaatttgtcgaaattcgtgaccaaccggcaaaccagaacaaagccgcgtaaatgaagactatggggtccaaaagcatggtcgcgatctaacattttccagttaacctattattcctctaataaacaaagcttttataccacacttgtcataatcagatcttatcatttctaaataaataattgctggattcaaaacagcgattaataggcgctgtgaccgacacattcccaGAGctatcactgctgtcactaaacggtgacgccgagcatcgttcacaagtttctgcatggacctgactagggcacaggttctaagccctgggacaaaatgggatgctttaaggaaaatgtatagcctactaagtaataggcccaacataaaaataacaatttgttttcatgttttttttttttttttaaataggctatgcgaaatatatccgacttaaataggctaattaagattaacggatttaaaacagaagtgtgggcgctccatatacttataagttcacaaaaaaaaaaaaaaggatgacaacgcattctgtttgtttgctttattttacaagagcacaaatcttctgtttttattgtgagtgtgcacaaatgaaagtaaacacttttgcggaaaatatatatatttttttaatgtctcagctgtttcgatcgccccggagcctgctgcacacgtatattctagcgattcaaacttacatcgcagtctgttcattatgaaaataaaatgttaactaaacattaaaaggttacactggtcagtttaaatagaccgtatagtataccggtccactctgctgttatgccaaggacgtttttgctcatatgaagaggatcatcttttccgtctatatgcgaatgcgtgttaagtacaagcctagtttacattataaataatagtttaacattcaaatacattgcgaatatggaaacatttcgatttgtgccgaatgagacatgagcaataacctccaaataaatctagccaaagccgcgctcgctcatcctcgtgtgcacgcatgcactgtcacgatctaatgcgctgtatgccggatttttaaaaatctgacattttctaggacagaatccagcaggatcaaattaatgtgagcaactgtgttttggtgcagcagcgccgatgtagttcacttaatgtgcagcgcagtcacacgcgctccacatttcggataattttatacaataatgtcagttgaaaacattgcaattgtgctttaaaatacaacaacgagcagcacaaaaccatttaaagaggcgcgttcagcgttctctgtgcgggattggaaactgtcaacaaagtaaaatgacctcaaaagtatggcgcgctctcttcattttatcaaatgatcataatcgcatctattcattttataatcctgctactagcattttattcagactaaaacctctttaattcaagtgagaaagcgttttgtgtgtgtgagtgtggcttttgcacatcctgtcataccgctgactgcgtgcctgcaatagacgcattttgcagtattatggttaacgattaattgatcgttaatttaaacgacgatcgatcatggaaataatcgaaatttgacatccctaatatatatatatatatatatatatatatatttatgtatctgtatgtatatatatgtatacgaaaacgtgccattttgtgtccctcaggaaaaaaaagctctgtaaatcttaataaaacataaaagaaatagaatattttatattttagtttccataatgtctcataatataagaataaattattttctgtttctttggtttttaaaggattttaatcacatttttgtacaaagcatcttgaagaaatgttgaaaatggcctgtccctcagtaagatttttctacttctacttgctatcgaggccaaaaaagtcaaactatcataaaaaaacatatacttgtataaagccttaagtgtcagttcattagtcataaatggattttattcttaacgtgtcaaataaaataaaaaaacacacaatttagtcgggtccctaggttctcgtcaaccctgttactttttataaaaacacctctttaaagataatggactgttccaaaagttgcatcagttccaggaagtgacattatctgactttcatgaagttgatggtagaagacaagtaagcgttctcttctttttaatgaattttctttgaggttatgtaatgtctgaaagacagggacacgctcattgtgtcagccctgttaccagaaaagcatatgttaaaaagttttttgtacatatttaaaaatttacatatatgataatatttaagcctctcattaaggcacgtaatgtagtgtcattacctatacctcatggctagtaatggccggcaataacctttttcgtcaaccctgttaccgtcaaccctgtaaccattccagggtaagagggttgacccaagtacgcttttgtgtgtcttacccatgttgtatacacaagaagggttaaatcaagggcaactggactaggtacatccatatttgaagctattgcctctcatccaaggggtttcttcatttctaaatgactgatgaggagtgccaggcatttaacctctgtggggttgtcacccctgagccaacccttcttggataactatgacctggatgactgagaattttaacagacatacttttcttacaaatagtatacataatatacatgtttttacagtttttatccctaaaaatcatgtttttttatttattctactgatagataggctaaaatatgttgaggttactgatctatactgatacacacaagtgcattgggttttataaatgtgctttataaatcaaaagtcattattttttttattatgagaagtcaataaattaacaagcttttcagtttgcatttgggatactctccatacatgcactccatccaaatagtttgaaaaagttttcttgtcaaaaaataaatcaagcttgtgtgacttgtatgattatttgatggcatgtgaactacttacatttacagtatgctacacaatcataaataatcagggctggggtgtaacgaaatacatgtaacagcgttacgtatgtaaaatacaaaatatgagtaactgtatttcgttaaaattacattttaaataaggggtaatcagattacagtaacatctgaaaactattttagattaccagtgattacttttattttgatgtaatttattaatttaatatttaagtttggggatttcaaacaataccgcgactgattttttcccgttacaagcacataacgacacaaacattctcctagaaatcacactatgcattcagtcaacagatccatacaaagcatgcataaaataaaggtttatgaagtcaaacaatagctttatgtggtttacagatgaacttctttattcattcgaaatgttcagtatcatctttggctcggtaatgcaagttcacgatccaattcgtgaacagatgattcttattcgtgaatcttttaaaataataattttctttatttatttatttaatgaaaccagtgtggaaaccaatgcttcactaacgggatagatttgggtcagggtatattctggcaaaccgtttaccaatcaagtttctcaattggcaaagcaaactgtggtacacgccactaccaacacagaatgggtaaatcgcagcacaatatcatagaaagtatgaggtttgagaagtagaagatggggcaacagttaaaacattttaaagttaaagttcatgcaaacagataagtttcggtttttcataatttttatgctaaaatatctcaatagagccgtctacataatatgctgattagtcatgttgaattaaaggtttatgaatgtccaattaagactccattacaaccataattgtaactcaaacaagcagtataatcaatacggtagctgttgtcaaccctgtaactgatgtgtcaaccctgttacttgtataatattttaatataacttaaaaaatgtaaataaaaatgtaatcaattaattgtaaatgtttagtaagagaggctaataatccactcaaaattgaattgaggtgtttaatttttgtttccatacatttttcttaaaacagaagatgctgggagagtgtaatttggaaatgaacgtattcatccccttaaaaaaataaaactttcaatattctcaattcacaaacactcttaatgtaacaagggggagtatatcttccacagtatatcagatttgttctatacatgtatttaaaaccttttcaaaaagtaattaatatgttggtaacagggttgaccaaaaacacacatttaaattagttaaatgaaaaaaatgaaaaaaataagatagcctgagatggcacggcacattttcctgagaggtaaggatctacttaatccaaaaaggggcttaaagattttcaaaacagaaatttgaaaatcaaacattaaaagtgggaaatggcacgttttcgtataatgacccatatatatatgtgtgtgtgtgtgtgtgtgtatatatatatatatatatatatatatatatatttattaagtcACTAAAATAAGGCCATgatacacatacagaacatttgaataatgaataataataattttgaataatgtgtATTACCAGAACAGTATTTTTTCTACTATCAAATGTGCACCAgctactgtttggttacccacattcttcaaaatatctttttttcttttgtgttcaccgCGAGAaagatattaaagggttagtttacccaaaaatgaaaattataccaTGTTTTACTCTCAAGAATCCTTTAGGTGTATATGACGGATTTATTTCAGATTAATCCAAtctgatttatataaaaaattatcctggctcttccaagcattAGAATTGGAGTAGGAGGTGTATTTAGTCCAAAAGTATTCAAATAAAGCatgcgcatctgtaataaaaagtGTCTCCCATGGCTCCGAGGGATGAATAGAGGCCTCCTGTAGTAGGGCCGATAGACGATATAAAATGTCACTCAGTGTAACaatatttttatgcaaaaaatattatCAGACATTTTTAGAACAACTATTATTTGATGACATATTATTACAGGACTCTATTTAAAGACCCCATATAcgaattatttgtcattttaaagcaTTATACTTCGCCGATTTCCTTTAAACCATTAGGTTTTATCCATTTGTCAGCAAGAAGTTTTTGAAAGGAAGTGAAAATCaattaaattcaaatcaaattttgTGGGATcacatattttttacataatttttaataAGTACAGCTCAGATTAAGTATATTGTTTCATTTCTACATAAATATATCTGTTACACCGAATGGTCATGGTTTGTTACGCTGAATTACATTTTTGACAAAAATGGGAGAAAATAGTGTCATTGTTTCCATATTGAAATGTTTTGAATATTATTCTGTATCATTTAATTCCTAAACAAATCACAGAAGCAGATGctgaaatgaataattattttattccacAATGCATTTCATATTCGTAAAAATTAACTGAACTGGTGGTAATACTGTATAATCAATATCTCTCATTTCATTGAGAACTTGGAACCTGaaggacaaacaaacacacaccttaaCAATTGTGAAAAAAGTGGTGGTAATACAATCAATTTCTCTCATTTTATCAATAACAGAGATAGTAATGcaatcagtgtgtgtttgtgtgagtgagaaagagagagcgcgcgcgagagagagagagagagagagagagagagagcgcgcgagagagagagagagagtgagcgagcgagCCCCGGCCGCATGCTCAACGTCTTCAAACAAcccgagcgctgtcttgctctctctgcCTTGCGCATATTAGTCCattgacacaatggtgtcgatgtataaatcatttgaaatgagaatgtaagtgtgctcaccccatttttgtttgtaagaaaaaaatttgattagatttcatatcgcaatatatattccagaaaaataaaatattgcaatgtaatgcaatatcgtgcagccctagagtATATGCGCCTAGAtgcgcgaatgacgcgaattgagCGTATCACACAATGCAATTTTTGTGCAATTAAGCATTTGACGCAAATTTGCCGTCCGAGTtgaaaaatgtgaaattttaCATCAAATCTGCCgtccgagttgaaaaatttgaaatttTACATCAATTCGCGCTgcattaaccaatcaggagcctgctaggactcactcattcaacatggaggaacgactgatgctgtcagtgagcagtcaaccggagctatatgacaaaagttcatatttctattgagacaggaataaaaaggatctttatatataaaacacattaatagattaattgaataaagataagaaacgtttcgttttaccccaaactaattatattttatcttgaatcactaaagagacatcagagccgaCGGCAATGGTCAGAAGGTCTAgctgaggtgaggctgctctcggcggattcATGAGctctgagctcccgctgatcgcatggagctcatctccgaatTCGGCGAAACAcgttttttaaatagacgctgtctttataaataaaccgcatatttgagtttaaaacaactacattctcatctgaaatacttttaaaactacatttcatgcaacgataacagtaatattttgaaaatgatctgaataaaaatggtggttgaaaatgcAGCGtcaactcagctggcagaagccccccatgACGTGAATTGTTAAGTTAATTTCACGCgtgaatgaagcgaatgatctcaaaatgttcaagcggcaaactagatgCGGTAGACgcaaatttgacgctctattcgcgtttagGTCTGAACACAGCATTAATCGAGCGACAGTAGGTAAACAGACTTATGTTCTCAGCTAAAAATAgagctgtgcgatatggacaaaaaataagAGATTTAAAAGagatttatttatcaattatcaattttgcaattttgattttaatcatgattatgacacagatatgctttacagtcataaatggattcagtattaatttgaaatatatttaaaaaagaaaaccaattaaagctttataaaaaaaaaaattaaagtctctagaacatacagtacataagTCAAAATCACAaagtaaaggtgtaacaaaatgtctagacatggcaaaaaaatgtaaataaataaatccctttTTTTTGCcttgcattggtcatagagctcactgtagtggtgcctcaggtgttgaaaaaGATTTGTTATACAAAATACAGGTTCACACGTACACACTGcagatatatgaaaatatatagaggtatatattgaatatcatacacatttttacaaaatcaAGATACcgatattgtgtgtatatatatatatatatatatatatatatatatcacccaggcctagtgtgtgtgtgtgtatattgccgcgtttccaccgaaattacccggaacatttgtaccaggaactttttttcccaggaacttttttacccccagacctgttgctttctgcatttccaccacgatgtaaagtaccgggaagattaggcaaatgactggtgacgtatGTCTGCACGCGTTTCTCAATAtaaagtaccgctgatttaaaaaaacaaaaacaaaaaaaagtatgctgattttggacgtgcatcctcggtagttagttcagactttgtgcattcgtctcgggagtgtgatgtctgcgacgacgcaagtccggtaaatctataaacagcagcgtacttgataacttcagtcagctcgtcttagctactgcaattttccttactgtatatttacaataaaacgaaataggatatcaaataccactgcctcctttggttttcatttatgcataataacagctgcagaaatgtacttagttcagggatatgtgtatatgcagccattacaatgaaacaaaatattatattaatttgccttttttattttaattttaacatatagataaattgaatacagaccaaagaaaacctgttagttttaccccgcagctgaattatattttatgtttaaccactaaagacacatcagagtcagtggcacatatcagaaggtctatcccaggagaggctgctctctgtggatacatgaggactgagctcccgctgatcgcgtggagctcaccgtctatgagatcggcgaaacacatttttaaataggcgctgtctttataaataaaccatagatttgagttttaaacaactacattctcgcctgaaatacttttcaaattacatttcatgatacaataacagtaatactttgaaaatgatccgaataaatggtgtttgaactcaaccaatgctgcgtgaactcatcgctctggctactgcaattttcccctcagtatatttacaataaaacgaaataggatataaaataccactgcctcctttcgttttcatttaaacataagaacagctgcagaaatgtacttagttcagggatatgtgtaacgttatatacagccattacaatgaaacgaaatattatatagacttgccttttttattttcattttaacagataaattgaatacagaccaaagaaaaccggttagatttaccccgcagctgaattatattttatgtttaaccactaaagagacatcaaagccagcgtcacatatcagaaggtctatccaaggtgaggctgcttctcgtcggatagatgatcactgagcatGTTTAGCACCAAAGTCCCGCCCCTGAGTTAGTTtctggttcctgcagtggaaacacaccaagtaccaggccaaagtccctagttcctgggtaaagttcctgcggtggaaacgcggctatatatatatatatatatatatatgtatgtgtatgtatatgtgtatatatatgtatgtgtgtgtatgtatatatatatgtatgtatatgtgtatatgtatatatatatatatatatatatatatatatatatatgtgtatatatatgtatatatatatatatatgtatgtatatgtgtatatatgtatatatatatatatatatatgtatgtatatgtgtatatatatgtatatatatatatatgtatgtatatgtatatatatatatgtatgtatatgtgtgtatatatatatgtatatgtatatatgtatatgtatgcctTCAGATTAAGACAATGTttaagagaaataggccttttgtgtacaggaaaaaaaaagttcagctcatgaaaaatgggggcaaaaacttaagtgttgtgtttataattttgttctatatatatatgtatagaaatgtttgtatatgtatataaaataaatatatacattttactagGGCTGTGATGGTGGTAAAGTGGTAAAAATCTGCCACCATCACAGCCCTAGtcaaatttatatatttcttgtATTATACAGCTTAAAGACCCTGGGGTCAATCTGACCGAAAAGAACAATgatgctttaaagggggggtgaaatgctcgttttcactcaatatcctgttaatcttgagtacctatagagtagtactgcatccttcataactccaaaaagtctttatttttattatatttataagagaaagatagtctgtaccgatttttcccggaaaaacacgagcacctagaggcgtgacgtgtgggccgagctaaagaatcatgagcgcaagtaggcttttgcgttgagagcatgtggaagctgtgacacagatccagaggctgaaatttaacaagagcagcatcagcaaaggcgtctctatgcggtatgtactgaaactgtatatatttgcttagcggttttggaaaatgactaagttccactttatgtcgtctttttttttttttttaagctgtacatgtggaaagtgcagtttgatgacaacatcgcatgttgtttacttgatgtgcttacgcaccgatagctaagttaacaacacagagatatttgaagcagttttattcaccgcatgcggttccaacacacgatcgtgaccctttttcgttgggactgcattatccttaagaaataaacgatgtgcaaatccggcgtcaaactgggccttgtttgtaaaacaagcatcttcgaaatgcagggaacaaacacaaacacttgcacaacttcgttgatgctctgtaaaaataaactccatccactggtcccttaatgctgtttctcttttggtaatctgtgcagggttatcttgccctggcaaccaaaaacacacttcttttgtgacttttcgcgatgctctcgctctgatcagtgaattgctctgctatacgggagcgcgcgctcttccggcagaagtgccctaggacccatataaggtaattccactccatctaacgtcacacagagccatactcgaaaaaaactttccgaaacttgtgacaaaccggaagaggtttttttggaacagaaatactccttcaaacgtacaacttcatttttgaaactttgtccatgtttagcatgggaatccaactctttaacagtgtaaaaaaactcagtatgcatgaattagcatttcacccccccctttaaaatgtttACTGGGTCTCCCTATTAAATGAGTAAAAGACATTACAGTAACATTACAGTAGACAAGACTGTAAATCTAATGCAAGAAAAGTAAATTGTGTTTTTGCAGATGTTCTCTCAGCTTTTAacaatatactttttattttagagttcattgaagaaaaagaggaaaatgaagaatCGAGTGAAGTTGAGGAGAAAAATCATGTCAAAACCTGTGGAAAACTTTTGATTTGCtctcaaactaaactgaaagatttaaagaaaaaaagagttgaGATATatttcacctgcactcagtgcGAAAAGAGTTTCACATGTAAATCAAATCTTAAGcgtcacatgagaattcatactggagagaaaccattcacttgcgatcagtgtggaaagagtttcacatgtAAATCTAATCTCAAGtgtcacatgagagttcatactggagagaaaccattcacttgCGATCAGTGTGGGAACAGTTTCACACAATCATCAAACCTTAAGGATCACATGAATATCCACGCTGGAGAGAAGCAGCACGCATGTGATCAATgcggtaaaatgtttttatgggcttcactTCTGAAGAAACACATGAAACTTCATGCAAAGAAGAAgccacattcatgtcatttgtgtggtaagagttttttgcatctacaaagtttgaaggaacatcagaaaatacataatggtgtgagagagtacatgtgctttgGGTGTGAAAAAGCTTTTAGTTCAGCGAGCAGTTTAAAActacatgagaggatccacactggagagaaaccttacaagtgttcacactgtgacaagagattcagtagttcatcaaatctgaaaacacatgagaggatccacactggagagaaaccttacatgtgttcacactgtgacaagagattcagtcggttaacacatctgaaaacacatgaggggattcacactggagagaaaacttacaagtgttcacactgtgacaagagattctataatttatcaagtctgaaaaaacatgagaggattcacaatggagagaaaccttataagtgttcatactgtgacaagagattcagtcagtcagtagatctgaaaaaacatgagaggattcacactggagagaaaccttataagtgttcacactgtgacaagagattcagtcacttatcaaatctgaaaacacatgaaagaatccacactggagagaaaccttataagtgttcacattgtgacaagagattcagtaaaaCAGGagatctgaaaacacacgagaggatccacactggagagaaaccttataagtgttcacactgtgacaagagattcaataatttatcaagtctgataacacatgagaggattcacactggagaaaaaccttacaagtgttcacactgtgacaagagattcagtggtTCAtcgagtct
The nucleotide sequence above comes from Carassius gibelio isolate Cgi1373 ecotype wild population from Czech Republic chromosome B3, carGib1.2-hapl.c, whole genome shotgun sequence. Encoded proteins:
- the LOC127953344 gene encoding zinc finger protein 883-like isoform X9 — translated: MEFVKEEREENTSEPETSTIKQEEPETCTIKQEEPETWRIKQEAPETCTIKQEDPETWRIKHEEPETCTIKQEEPETWRIKHEEPETCTIKHEEPETLRIKHEEQGEFIEEKEENEESSEVEEKNHVKTCGKLLICSQTKLKDLKKKRVEIYFTCTQCEKSFTCKSNLKRHMRIHTGEKPFTCDQCGKSFTCKSNLKCHMRVHTGEKPFTCDQCGNSFTQSSNLKDHMNIHAGEKQHACDQCGKMFLWASLLKKHMKLHAKKKPHSCHLCGKSFLHLQSLKEHQKIHNGVREYMCFGCEKAFSSASSLKLHERIHTGEKPYKCSHCDKRFSSSSNLKTHERIHTGEKPYMCSHCDKRFSRLTHLKTHEGIHTGEKTYKCSHCDKRFYNLSSLKKHERIHNGEKPYKCSYCDKRFSQSVDLKKHERIHTGEKPYKCSHCDKRFSHLSNLKTHERIHTGEKPYKCSHCDKRFSKTGDLKTHERIHTGEKPYKCSHCDKRFNNLSSLITHERIHTGEKPYKCSHCDKRFSGSSSLKTHERSHTGEKPYKCAHCDKSFSRLTNLKTHERIHNVEKAHHCNVRGKISIKSSVIHSHTKKQTP
- the LOC127953344 gene encoding zinc finger protein 883-like isoform X11 — its product is MEFVKEEREENMSEPETWRIKQEEPETWRIKQEEPETWRIKQEEPETCTIKQEEPETWRIKHEEPEIKHEEQGEFIEEKEENEESSEVEEKNHVKTCGKLLICSQTKLKDLKKKRVEIYFTCTQCEKSFTCKSNLKRHMRIHTGEKPFTCDQCGKSFTCKSNLKCHMRVHTGEKPFTCDQCGNSFTQSSNLKDHMNIHAGEKQHACDQCGKMFLWASLLKKHMKLHAKKKPHSCHLCGKSFLHLQSLKEHQKIHNGVREYMCFGCEKAFSSASSLKLHERIHTGEKPYKCSHCDKRFSSSSNLKTHERIHTGEKPYMCSHCDKRFSRLTHLKTHEGIHTGEKTYKCSHCDKRFYNLSSLKKHERIHNGEKPYKCSYCDKRFSQSVDLKKHERIHTGEKPYKCSHCDKRFSHLSNLKTHERIHTGEKPYKCSHCDKRFSKTGDLKTHERIHTGEKPYKCSHCDKRFNNLSSLITHERIHTGEKPYKCSHCDKRFSGSSSLKTHERSHTGEKPYKCAHCDKSFSRLTNLKTHERIHNVEKAHHCNVRGKISIKSSVIHSHTKKQTP